From the genome of Hymenobacter sp. APR13, one region includes:
- a CDS encoding alpha-amylase family glycosyl hydrolase, with protein sequence MKFTNFTAPDPSVLLTCTGPNTYALSITPSVRAWFNVPAAEQVLKLAMVFRNAAGTQVGRATGGADIFVDVSQSSALAVRLTAPATGQNPIFISSGAPVNVAGVASQAATLTLRLNGTQVGQQSNATSFTGSVTPTRAGRNVIRLTATLGTTSVSDSAIVYVRPVVTTAALPAGVRDGINYLAGGASAVLVLTAPGKQFVYALGEFNNWQPDQPAYMNQTPDGNQWWVQLNGLTPGREYAYQYLVDGSLRVADPYAEKVLDPNNDRFIPAVTFPNLKAYPTGQTSGIVSVLQTNQPAYTWQVPTFQKPAKSKLVIYKLLVRDFMARHDYQTLVDTLGYLQRLGVNVIELLPVGEFEGNESWGYNPSFHLAPDKYYGPKNELKRFIDSAHARGIAVTLDMVLNHAFGQNPMVQLYFDGAAGKPAANSPWFNADATHPFNVGYDFNHESAFTKTYAKRVMEFWLQEYHLDGYRFDLSKGFTQTVSGTNVGQWSQYDQSRVNIWMEYNNFIKTVDPNAFVILEHFADNTEERVLANAGMLLWGNLNYNYNEATMGFLPNSNFSGGYYGSTAQGGRGWAQPGLVTYMESHDEERLMYRNLTFGNQSNPAHNVRDLTTALARNEAAAAFFFTVPGPKMLWQFGELGYEVSIDFNGRTGNKPIRWNYYQEPARRKLYDTYRALIALKKSQAVFDNPTSYTQQLAGAGKSIHLGDATQQVTVLGNFDVTSITIDPAFQRPGKWYNYLSGDSITVTNVNAQLNLQPGEYRVYTTQRVRRAGIVLSTRGAQQGTALNLSVAPNPAGTRATVRLTTPVTAPVTVSVRNLLGGEVHRVQLSPRPAGTVVEIPLKLDSLSAGVYLVNVVSGNLTATTRLLIQP encoded by the coding sequence GTGAAATTTACCAATTTTACCGCTCCTGACCCCTCGGTGCTGCTTACCTGCACCGGCCCTAATACCTACGCGTTAAGCATCACGCCCAGCGTGCGGGCCTGGTTCAACGTGCCGGCCGCCGAGCAGGTTCTGAAGTTGGCCATGGTGTTTCGCAACGCCGCCGGCACCCAGGTCGGCCGGGCCACCGGTGGGGCTGATATCTTCGTGGACGTAAGCCAGAGCAGCGCCCTGGCCGTGCGCCTTACTGCCCCAGCAACGGGTCAGAACCCCATCTTTATCAGCTCGGGGGCACCGGTGAACGTGGCGGGTGTCGCCTCTCAGGCCGCGACTCTAACGCTGCGTCTTAATGGCACCCAGGTCGGCCAGCAATCCAATGCCACGAGCTTTACCGGCAGCGTGACGCCCACCCGGGCGGGCCGCAACGTCATCCGCCTCACAGCTACCCTGGGCACCACGTCCGTGTCGGACTCGGCCATTGTGTACGTGCGCCCGGTTGTAACCACGGCCGCCCTGCCCGCCGGCGTACGCGACGGCATCAACTACTTGGCTGGGGGAGCTTCCGCCGTGCTGGTGCTCACGGCCCCGGGCAAACAGTTCGTGTACGCCCTCGGCGAGTTCAACAACTGGCAGCCCGACCAGCCGGCCTACATGAACCAGACGCCCGACGGCAACCAGTGGTGGGTGCAGCTCAACGGCCTGACGCCGGGGCGCGAATACGCCTACCAGTACCTGGTGGATGGCAGCCTGCGCGTGGCCGACCCGTACGCTGAGAAAGTGCTCGACCCCAATAACGACCGCTTCATTCCGGCCGTAACCTTCCCCAACCTAAAGGCTTACCCCACGGGCCAGACCTCGGGCATCGTGTCGGTGCTGCAAACCAATCAGCCGGCGTACACCTGGCAGGTGCCTACCTTTCAGAAGCCGGCAAAAAGCAAGCTGGTCATCTATAAGCTGCTGGTACGCGACTTCATGGCCCGCCACGACTACCAGACCCTGGTGGACACGTTAGGCTACCTGCAGCGCCTCGGGGTCAACGTCATCGAGTTGTTGCCGGTGGGCGAGTTCGAGGGCAACGAGTCGTGGGGCTACAACCCCTCCTTTCACCTGGCCCCCGACAAGTACTACGGCCCCAAGAACGAACTCAAGCGCTTCATCGATTCCGCCCACGCCCGCGGCATCGCCGTGACGCTGGATATGGTGCTCAACCACGCCTTTGGCCAGAACCCGATGGTGCAACTGTACTTCGACGGGGCAGCCGGCAAGCCGGCCGCGAACTCACCCTGGTTTAATGCTGACGCCACGCACCCCTTCAACGTGGGGTACGACTTCAACCATGAAAGCGCTTTCACCAAAACGTACGCCAAACGGGTGATGGAATTCTGGCTGCAGGAATATCACCTGGATGGATACCGCTTCGATCTGTCCAAAGGCTTCACCCAGACCGTTTCCGGCACCAACGTGGGTCAGTGGAGCCAGTACGACCAGTCCCGGGTGAACATCTGGATGGAGTACAACAATTTCATTAAAACAGTGGACCCGAATGCGTTCGTTATTCTGGAGCACTTTGCCGATAATACCGAAGAACGGGTGCTGGCCAACGCGGGCATGCTGCTGTGGGGCAACCTTAACTACAACTACAACGAGGCTACCATGGGCTTTCTGCCCAACTCCAACTTCAGCGGGGGCTACTACGGCAGCACCGCCCAGGGTGGCCGCGGCTGGGCGCAGCCGGGCCTGGTGACCTACATGGAAAGCCACGACGAGGAGCGGCTGATGTACCGCAACCTCACCTTTGGCAACCAATCCAACCCCGCCCACAACGTGCGCGACCTCACCACTGCTCTGGCCCGCAACGAGGCCGCGGCCGCGTTTTTCTTCACCGTACCAGGCCCCAAGATGCTGTGGCAGTTTGGCGAGCTGGGCTACGAGGTGAGCATCGACTTCAACGGGCGCACCGGCAATAAGCCTATCCGCTGGAACTACTACCAGGAACCCGCCCGCCGTAAGCTCTACGACACCTACCGGGCGCTGATAGCCCTGAAGAAGAGTCAGGCCGTGTTCGACAACCCCACCAGCTATACCCAACAGCTGGCCGGCGCGGGCAAATCCATCCACCTGGGCGATGCCACGCAGCAAGTGACCGTTCTGGGCAACTTCGACGTGACCAGTATCACCATTGACCCAGCCTTTCAACGGCCCGGCAAGTGGTACAACTACCTCAGCGGCGACAGTATTACCGTGACCAACGTGAATGCCCAACTAAACCTGCAGCCCGGGGAGTACCGCGTGTACACCACGCAGCGGGTGCGGCGTGCCGGTATAGTGCTCAGCACCAGGGGGGCGCAACAAGGCACCGCGCTGAACTTGAGCGTCGCCCCGAACCCGGCCGGTACTCGGGCCACCGTGCGACTGACTACGCCTGTTACGGCCCCGGTGACGGTGAGCGTACGTAACCTGCTCGGCGGTGAAGTACACCGGGTACAGTTGTCCCCGCGTCCTGCCGGCACGGTCGTGGAAATACCGCTGAAACTCGATAGTTTGTCGGCTGGAGTATACTTAGTTAACGTGGTAAGCGGTAACCTTACGGCCACTACGCGACTTTTGATCCAACCCTAA
- a CDS encoding heavy-metal-associated domain-containing protein yields MKTLQFKTNINCGGCIKAVTPTLNQEAGVGNWQVDTTSPDKILTVTSDQLTAEQVVQAVEKAGFNIAAA; encoded by the coding sequence ATGAAAACTCTGCAATTCAAGACCAACATTAACTGCGGCGGCTGCATTAAAGCCGTTACGCCGACCCTGAACCAAGAAGCTGGCGTGGGTAACTGGCAAGTGGACACGACTAGCCCCGACAAGATTCTCACCGTCACCTCCGACCAGCTCACGGCGGAGCAAGTGGTTCAGGCCGTTGAGAAAGCCGGCTTTAACATTGCGGCTGCTTAA
- a CDS encoding DUF2231 domain-containing protein has product MFSDFPNLHPLVVHLPIVLLLLSAGLQALNVYKDWPPVKWITMAVMAGGFLGALAASTVFHAMPMGLAPRAAAVFEAHEKFAGYTLWLSGITLLLTGVGTFFKIQRRAYEILVLVLAIATAGVLSVAGHRGAQLVYVEGVGPQGRLLDKSHGHGGGEAMPAMEMEADTHNEAAGGNDHNANQAPASPNPLAAPGSADMPGMDMNGPASTSKDSRTAPGAMDNRAMPGRQPAGPPAPANSTMPDMPGMRMPAEKRSQPMPAGMDRSRPARQKPMNDMPGMENMPGMSPPKPGAIKPAKAPSGMAGMGTMADMPGMKAPGSKQPKQATPPMDNMSDMPGMEKGQPMPAMGPMPGMRMPTNPLDKFRFEDNNPARNKPKHANQ; this is encoded by the coding sequence ATGTTCTCAGATTTTCCCAACCTGCACCCCCTGGTGGTGCATCTACCTATTGTCCTGCTGCTGCTCAGCGCGGGCCTGCAGGCGCTGAACGTGTACAAGGACTGGCCACCGGTGAAGTGGATTACCATGGCCGTGATGGCCGGCGGCTTTCTGGGAGCTCTGGCCGCCAGCACCGTGTTTCATGCCATGCCCATGGGTCTGGCACCCCGGGCCGCCGCCGTTTTTGAAGCCCACGAAAAGTTCGCGGGCTACACCCTGTGGCTTTCCGGCATTACCTTGCTGCTGACCGGTGTCGGCACGTTTTTCAAGATTCAGCGGCGGGCCTACGAAATCCTGGTGCTGGTGTTGGCCATAGCCACGGCCGGGGTATTGTCGGTGGCTGGGCACCGTGGGGCGCAGCTGGTGTACGTCGAGGGCGTGGGGCCGCAGGGCCGCCTGCTCGATAAAAGCCACGGCCATGGGGGCGGGGAAGCCATGCCCGCTATGGAGATGGAGGCCGATACGCACAACGAGGCGGCAGGGGGCAACGACCACAACGCGAACCAGGCTCCCGCTTCACCCAACCCACTCGCGGCCCCGGGTTCTGCTGATATGCCCGGCATGGACATGAACGGGCCCGCCTCCACCAGCAAGGACAGCCGCACGGCCCCGGGCGCGATGGACAACAGGGCTATGCCCGGCCGCCAGCCGGCTGGTCCGCCAGCCCCCGCTAACAGCACCATGCCGGACATGCCGGGCATGCGCATGCCCGCTGAAAAGAGGAGTCAGCCCATGCCCGCGGGCATGGATAGGAGCCGCCCGGCCCGGCAGAAACCCATGAACGATATGCCCGGGATGGAGAATATGCCCGGCATGAGCCCGCCGAAACCAGGCGCCATAAAGCCAGCCAAAGCCCCATCCGGCATGGCGGGCATGGGCACTATGGCCGATATGCCGGGCATGAAGGCGCCGGGTTCAAAGCAGCCCAAGCAAGCCACGCCGCCAATGGACAACATGAGCGATATGCCCGGTATGGAAAAAGGCCAGCCCATGCCCGCCATGGGCCCGATGCCGGGCATGCGCATGCCCACCAACCCCCTGGACAAGTTCCGCTTCGAGGACAACAACCCCGCCCGTAACAAACCCAAGCATGCTAACCAGTAG
- a CDS encoding four-helix bundle copper-binding protein, with product MHTQNQNLLDALNACIASCEHCATACLQEQDVRMMVRCISLDRDCADICALTARLLARGSEHAQHLLRECAEICKACGDECEKHGAHMQHCRECAEACRRCEQACRQGLNA from the coding sequence ATGCACACTCAAAACCAGAACCTGCTCGACGCCCTCAATGCCTGCATCGCCTCGTGCGAACACTGCGCTACCGCCTGCCTGCAAGAGCAGGATGTGCGCATGATGGTCCGCTGTATTAGCCTGGACCGGGACTGTGCCGACATCTGCGCCCTCACCGCTCGTCTGCTGGCCCGCGGCTCTGAGCACGCCCAGCACCTGCTGCGCGAGTGCGCCGAAATCTGCAAGGCCTGTGGTGACGAATGCGAAAAGCACGGCGCGCATATGCAGCACTGCCGGGAGTGCGCGGAAGCCTGCCGCCGCTGCGAGCAGGCCTGCCGTCAAGGTTTGAACGCCTAG
- a CDS encoding helix-turn-helix domain-containing protein, which yields MASTLLYVRHMVCSKCILVVRELLVELGLVPLRVELGEVELLGTQQVIDWARLQQRLEAEGFALLDRLSPQQRLVVQIKEVIAELLRKEPAALRSGHFSRLLSERLQRRFAYLSDVFSATEGLSLEQYVIRQRVEEARCLLRDGTLPVGRIATVLGFSNLGHLSRQFQRATGLSPSEYRRQCLLQASVATLSDSGASG from the coding sequence ATGGCCTCCACGCTCCTGTATGTCCGGCATATGGTCTGCTCAAAGTGCATCCTGGTAGTGCGCGAACTCCTCGTGGAGTTGGGCCTGGTGCCGTTACGCGTGGAACTGGGGGAAGTGGAACTGCTGGGCACCCAGCAGGTCATTGACTGGGCCCGACTGCAGCAGCGTCTGGAAGCGGAAGGCTTTGCCTTGCTCGACCGGCTCTCCCCCCAGCAGCGCCTCGTAGTGCAAATCAAGGAAGTAATTGCCGAGCTGCTGCGTAAGGAGCCCGCCGCGCTACGTAGCGGACACTTCTCCCGACTGCTGAGCGAGCGCCTGCAGCGACGCTTTGCTTACCTGAGCGACGTGTTTTCGGCCACTGAAGGACTGAGCCTGGAACAGTACGTCATCCGGCAGCGCGTGGAAGAGGCCCGGTGCCTGCTGCGGGATGGTACGCTGCCCGTGGGGCGCATTGCTACAGTACTGGGATTTAGCAATCTGGGCCACCTCTCCAGGCAGTTTCAGCGCGCAACGGGGCTTTCTCCCAGCGAGTACCGCCGCCAGTGCCTTCTGCAGGCTTCCGTCGCTACACTTTCTGATTCGGGTGCAAGCGGCTAA